The following nucleotide sequence is from Hippopotamus amphibius kiboko isolate mHipAmp2 chromosome 11, mHipAmp2.hap2, whole genome shotgun sequence.
aagaaatggaaagatatactatgctcACAAATAGGAAGCATTGGTAAAATATCCACAAAGTAATCTACAGAGTCTACAGAGTCAATGTAAAGTTATctgcagagtcaatgcaatccctagcaaagtaccaaaggcatttttcacagaattacaaCTAATAATCACAAAATTTGTGTAgaactacaaaagaccccaaatagccaaaacaaccttgagaaagaagaacaaggctGGACATATTACTCTCCCTGATTTCAAAtgatattacaaagctatagtagtcAAAGCAATGTGGTAGTGGCATGAAAACAGAtgcacagatcaatgaaacagaatagagcccagaaataagggATTAAGTTCTAGACAGTTAGGTGTGGAAAATGTTCACCTGGAAAACAGCATGATTACCAAAACTAATGCAGCTCCAGCAGTTGACCatgaggataaaaaccatatgccAATGATAGAAGGAGCTTTAGTCTATCATGATccaccacatcctcaccagacTGCCTACCACTGGACTTCATTTACATGAGAGAAAACTGACTTTCTACTTGTTTAGAACTTGTATTGACAGTCTCTGATGGCTATGTGTGATTCCTATATGAATTCAGGAAATGATATACCATAGACCAAgttattaaaatggtaaatattggACTAAAAACAAGGAAGAGTGAAGAGATTGGTACGAAAGTTCTCATTTGGATAGAATTAAATTTGAGATGGCCGTCAGATATCCAAGGGTAGATGACATATGATGGCCCAAATATTTCAATCTTTcaatctatatttatataaaagagggaaagaggattACTCAAAATTACTctataaattccacagccagagtgtggataatttttgactcaccctcatgtgcatatatgtgtgtgtgtgtgtgtgtgtgtgtgtgtaactattAAGGGTTATGAAATGTTATGGCCACATGTTTGCCTCTTCAAGATAATCTGACTTAAGGAAACAGAGCAGTAACTAGAGAGAGATTGTGAGTTTTAAGTAATCTTTCTGATTTTACTTCCAAGTCGTTCTCAAGAGCAGACCTGTTTAATTATTGATCTTACTCCTCAACACCATTTATAGCCAATTTTCTCAATGGAAAATTCCTCAAGATTTGCCACTAATGAGTAACTCTGGGGACAGTCCCCAAGGATAAGAAAGATTCCTAATGGAAGCCAACCCCTTCCAATCCCAGGAGAGATAAAGATTGATAATAGCTTCCAAGCTATACCTTCACAACCTATGGACATCATCTCACCAATGTAGGCAAAGGATTCTGGGATCTCTGGACTGTCCCACTTGCTTAATGAGAGCACTGAACAGAATACATATTTCTCAGGCCATCATTCATGTGGTGAAAGTTAGGAAAGCTGGTAAGTAAGTGTGGAAGGTAGCATTTGACAAATAGAGTATCAGGCTCAGACTTCATAGTGGAACACAGTGGTTGGAAGTTCTGCGCTTGAGGGCTAGATCTGTATCTGTTTCCAAATCAGTAGGTAAATCAGTCTAGCTGTAAGAAATATCTTAGATGGTAAAATTTCTAACAGACAAGCATAAGGACATATCTAAAAGGAAGTTAAGTATATGAGTCTAgagtttagaaaagaaaatagaatggaagGTATAACTTAACAGTTATCTGTTTATAGATATTTAAAGCCTGAGACTAGAAGTAAGAGAAAGGTCCAAAATTGAATAATAAGAAAGAGGAGGAGCCAACCAAGGAGACTAAGAAGGAGTCATCAGTGAGTTTGCTGGCTACCCAGGAAACTGTGGGGATGTGCTGGAAGCAAGGGGGGGAAAGTATTCGATGTAAGAAAAGAGGAGTCAACTGTGTTAACTTTTGTTGGGAGGTCAAGTAACTTAAGGACTGAAATTGAACTTTGACATCGACAAGAGTGATTTCAACGGAATGCTAAGGGCAAAAGCTTATTAGAGGGTTCAAAACATCTtggaagataaaacaataaacTTGAAGAGTAATGGACAATGAGTGATGGAGACAAGTAACTTTTTGAAGGATTTGTCATAAAGAGCAGAGAAGTTGAGGAGTAGCTGGAGAAGGCTGTGGAGACGTTAAGATATTTATACATTGTCCATCTGAGGCTGAGATCTTATATGGTTAGGACCTCACAGTTTTACTTAGTCAGGGCCTCATACATTTTCAATGCTGAAATATTATTCAGATAAACTCAGTTTTAAATACACCTGATCTGAGATCCAACATGAACGATTATTTTTCAGGTGAATTACCTGGAGGTGGATATAACAGCAGTGAGATTATCCATGTGAAGTCATCAAGAAGATCCAACCCGgggaataaatgtaaaaatatgagaGGTAAGGTCATGTCTGAGCTGAAAGAAGTATTATTCTTAAGAGACAGAGAAGTAAGGGAATCCTTAATCGTGTAGTAAAAAAAGGAATCCTCCagcttccagtttttaaaaaacctactAAAACATAGTTTATGGGGTACAGAGCCAAGAAATTTGTCACTTAACTAGCTCTCCAGGTGAAAGTTTGAAAAGCTCTTTTCTCAAGTATTCAAAAATGCTCTgtatagagaaggaaaagattatGTCCCATTTTCCTAAATTAATTACCTATTGGAACACTTAAAGATGATTAGAAACAAGGACATAATGAGtgtataaatggaaaaataaaaggaaactgtgCCATGTAATTAGAGAGCAGTCAATGAACAATAATCCTTTGGACAGAACATGTGCTCAActttttgcttttggtttaaagaacttttaaaaagaaaacatgattccTGCTTTCAAGATATTTATAATTGATATGAGAAAATTTACATtataaaaactagaaaacatcTTAAGACAATATTCATAAGGGCTAGATTATCCTATCTATATATCAGTGTGTGAAAGTGAAAGCATAAGTGAGCATATTCATGGAGTTATGAGGCGATCAGCTCAAGGAGAGAGGAGACTAAATAGGGATGAATAGTGGAAAATCATTTTGTTGGTAGGTGGATAAAAAGATAGAAGTTCTTGATAACCAGGCACACATACGTATAAGCCATGCATTAGAAAATAAGATATTAGAGATATTTGAGCAAGGCCAAAAGCATCAAGTTGTACATTTCCTGGAATCAATGAAGCCAGTTAAGCTGCTGATGAAATAAGCTGGGAGCGAGTTGATGAAAGAAAGTTCAAAGAAGGTAACTGTGAACAGGGTGAGAAAAAGACTAAAATTAGgatcattttatagttttaaaaaaagtgttataGTACTAATCTGGATTTtaggaatgaaatttaaaaatgaaacaatgtttcTATTTACATTATTAGGAGAATATTTGATGGGAAAAACTCATTCATAAAATGTTGAAATGGAAGGGAGGACATTTCAACACTTGGGGAGGACAACATATTGCCCTTTCCTGTCTCCAGTCtcaattaattgatttatttactcctttgtcataaatacTGTCTTATGGATGCCAAACACTGGGGAtacaagggagaagaaaagaagatgcaATATTTGCCATAATGCACCTTATGGCCTCATGAGGGATTCCAGCATGAACtaaatgtcttaaatatttccaGAAAACAAATATGAATTACATTGTCCATATGACACCTATAGTAATTATAAGAAGGTGATACATACAGTTGTATATAAAAAGTAGGTTAGACTTAATCAAAGACGCAAGGGAAAACTTTCCTAAGAAAGTCACCAATTGATCTGAGACTGTGAAAGGATGAGCAGGAGTTGACTCAGAATGAAGGAAAGGAGAACAGTGCACAGGAGGGAATGCAATGCAGCCAGAGTGGCTGGGGAGCAGAGGATGAGGAGGCTGCTGAGACACCTCGAGATCAAATCACATTgagctttgtcatatatggtgGGGATATTTGTTCTTTCACAAGACCAAAGATTCTCCAGACAcccatttttaaacaaagaaagagacatgatcagattttcttttttgaaacgaTCACTCTGGTGGCAGTGTAGAGAACATACTGAATGGGGCAAGAATGGGCATACTAAACCACTTCAGAGGCTCACAGTACTCTAGTCACTAAGAATAGCTTAAACCTGAGTAGCGACTGTGTAGATGGGTAGCAGAATTTAGGGAACTCCTACTACATGCCACGCACTAGGCTAAGTGCTTAGATGTAGTCTCTGTCTTGAAAGATTCAAGATCTTGTAATGAAAACTCATTCATAAACAAATAATTCCACCATACAAAGTTTAAGAGGAATCTTATGCACTTAAGGAAATCTAGGAAGTTTGGTAGTTCCCATCACTCCCTCAACTTTGTGCCTCCTCACTTAGATCATCCTTCAGAAAGTCCAAGTCCGGTCCCTCTCATTGCTAGTTGAgtgtcttttcttcattcctcACATAGGTGGTATAAGGAAACCCACAGGTAAGACAACGATCCAGGTTCCATCCACCTCAGGAGCTAACAGTGAGTGAACATTCTTCATGCTGATTCCCTCCTTATAGCACATCAAGACCCAGAATGAACTGCAGCAAGAACCCTGACTTTGTCCTCTCAGGGCTGTCCAGTGACCCAGACAAACGACAGCTCCTCTTTGGTCTCTTCCTCACCCTCTACTTGCTGAGTCTCTTAGGAAACGTGCTACTTCTGCTGGCTATCAGTGCTGACATCCGCCTCCACACCcctatgtacttcttcctcagccaGCTCTCCCTGGTCGACCTCTGCTTCACGACCACCACAGCCCCCAAAATGCTGGAGGCTTTAAGGATCAGCAATGGATCAATCTCTTTCTCTCAGTGTCTGGCCCAGTTGTATTTCTTTGCTGTTTTTGCTGATATGGACAACCTGCTTTTGACTGCCATGGCTATCGATCGCTACGCTGCCGTCTGCCATCCTCTGCACTATCCATTTGTCATGACTCCTTGCAGATGTGGAATGTTGTTGGGTGGGTCATGGGGAGTGGCCCACTCTGTCTCTCTTGTCCATACCCTGTTGCTATCCCAACTATCATTCTATACTAATCAAGAAAttccccactttttctgtgattctGGCCCACTCTTTAGACTTTCTTGCTCTGACACCCACCTCAATGAGGACCTGATGATGGTTCTGATAGGACTTTTAGGAATCAGCCCTCTCCTCTGCATCATAAGTTCTTATGCCCATATTTTCCATGCTGTAGCTAGGGTCCCATCAGcacaggggaaaaagaaagccCTGGCCACATGCAGCTCCCACCTCTCGGTGGTCATCCTCTTCTACAGCACGGTCTTTGCCACCTACCTGAAACCTTCATCAACTTCTCACGCCTCTGGGGAGCTGGTTGCTGCTGTCATGTATACCCTGGTAACTCCCACTCTCAATCCTTTCATCTATAGTCTAAGAAATAAGGATGTGCGGAGTTCACTGAAAAGGGTTCTGTGCATAGAGAGTTCATGGGATTAGGAATAATTCCCATAAGCAAGCATTTTGGGAAAAATCCCCATTCTACCACCACATTGACAAAGTGAACCAGTTAACACCAAGGCTGTCACAGAGCATGAGATGGTGTACTGGAAAGAACACTAAACAGAAATTAGGACAACTAGCTTCAGGGTCCCACTCTAGATGCAagcttacatatatatttatacatatatattccagctttggtatatatattatatactatataaattatatcaaaatattatatcAATAACATGCAAAGGAGATACAATATACTACATTATAATATACACAATTAGGTATATTATATAGATATAACATACTTAAAAGTGGATTGGATGAGCTGTTCTTTAAATTGTCTTGTAACACTAATATGATTGAAACTTGGTCATCTCTTCCCATCATCACTATGACTTTGATCACCATTGCCATTTCTATCACCAGTTTAATAATGAAGATGCTCACCATCAGGTTTATTATAGTCAATATCATCTTTTTGGTCATCAGAGTCACCTTACAAATTACCATCTTCAGTTCTATCCCCATCAATACCATCTGTATGATCACCATGAGTAAGAGAGAGGAAACGGGTTCTATGTACTTTTATGCCTTTTAATGCCTCATTTTTGAGAatgttctatttatttgtgttctGTGCAATGTTGAAAATTGTGGGAAGTATCATAATGGCATGACggatatgttttataaaaatgtcttcaaaagtTTGAcagcataataaatatttatgtttggAATACATGACTGCATAGTTTATACAATGCAATACATACACAATGTctaaaactttctttaaatttttccaggaaataaaaaagaaaggagtggTAGATACTTGGCACAATATTGGCAAAATGTTGATGTCAAAGCTGAATGGTAATTACATGAGGGTTTATGATGCCACTCTCTCTACTTTTCTGAGTGCttaaaattttctacaataaaaaattagaatgaaTAATAAAGTGCATtcagctttaaatattttttaaaatatcagtgtcCTTAGATATGGCAATCAAACCACTAAGAATATATCAAAGTAAGTTCTGCATATAAACAATGCTTGTATAGTGAAATAATTGAATACAACTAAAAATTCCCCATGATGAAAGGTTATTTAACCACATCATGTTCAGTCATACGATGAAGCCCAGAagaataaagtatatattttttgatcTTGAAGAATTGTCATGACAGTTTTCAAGGGAAAACCAGGACAAAATTAATGGTCCAACTTCTgttatttatacatacatgtagAATGAAATTCTGTTATTATATAACAATAATATAAGTAGCCAGTATTTGCTATTGGTGATACTCTTGGTCTTGATGATACTGTTTTTCTATAtaagatatttttctatatacaatattcATGGCCTATTTAACAAGaaataatagaatttaaaataaaatttcttcatcTAGCACTTGAAAACTGCCATGCTGTCCTCATTTGCAGAGGAACTATAGAAGGATTAGAGGGAAACAACAGATGAGACAAAGATAATCTTTTCCAATCAATCTTTGAAGACTTCTCAATGGAGATATCCGCattcccaaaatgaaatcaacacCCTCCTTCTTAAATCAAGTGTGTCGATTTCCTTATGCAGAACCGCCTCCTCAGTGCCTAATAAGCCAACTTGTTCCAAAGAGTGTAGGTCGCAGGATTGAAGACGGTGGTGACCACAGTATAGAATAAGGTAAAAACTTTGAGGAACTGGGTCTAGGCAACAGAGAGTGTAATGTACAAGACGATGAGAATTTCATAGAATGTGGACATTACGCCTAGGAAGCGGAACTGTGTAGAGAGAGCTTTTCTCCGGCTGACCCCAGCAAGAACTCTTAGTACAACCACTACAATCCAGTTCCAAGATATAAGAATCAGTTCACAAAGAATAGTGAGGTAGAACACATGATCAATGAGTGAATGTTGTCACCTGCACCACTCACTCTGGGATCTGACCAGGCCAGGCTTACCAAAGGCATGAAGTCACAGTAAATTTGGTTAATGTGGTTAGCCCATAGAACatccactggaccatcagggccACAACCAATCCATCTGCCATGAAGCCAGAGAGCCAGGCTATGCCCACCAGCCCCAAGCACCATCCAGGAGGGAGCGACAGAGTGGGTAGCAATTACTCAGTAGTGATTATAACACTTGATAGACAACTAGAAGCATTCAGCTATCCCTAGAGAGCCAAAGATAAAGAACTGGATCAAGGAACCAGCCACAGTGATGAATGCCTCCGGCATGAAGTCCTCCAGCATTTTTGACATCACTTGAAAGATGTAGAGACTATCAGGAGGGgtagaaatacaaatacatggactCAGAACAATAACTTACACAATGAGCACACAATAATTGctattttttgtattatattcATAGCATATACTATAACAAGAAATTATTAATGTGATGAATATATAACGAAGTTCTTCAAAGTAACAAAAATGAACCACAAATAGAAAGATGGACAAAGTACATGACATGTATAACAGTAATTAGAAAGCTTGGATAGATGTCAGATTGCATATAGATACTCCTTGGATGAAGCAGATAAAATGTTACCTAAAGGATATAGCAAGATGTGTAGATACACACTGGAGAGACCAACCTCAATCCCTAGAGAGATATGTCAgctttaaattaaagaaataatttagtgTTATTATCAACAATGAAGAGTCAGATttagaaggaaaagaagcaatattATTTCTCcctattcctctttttttttgctgttgttgtttttttatttgtttgttttccatagaAGCACAGTAATAAATGAGAAGAATATTAAAGATAATCATCTTTCTGTATGGATTAATAGGATGTGACTGGCCCTCATTCCTTAACTGTCATTGCCCAATTTCCTTCCATTTCATACAGAGTTTTTCCAGGGAAGTTCCCAAGATGAGAAAGTGTATCCAGATCTCTGTTCCAGGAAATAAAAGGTAATTTAAGAAAACTTGAGGCCATTGAAAATTGTACTGTCCATGGTCCTGAAACTAAGAAAGAAACATAGTAAGGcaagaaaacaagaacaacaataGAACTCAAAATAGGAATTCCCCAAGGAGAAGTCTCTTGTATTACAGGTATAGAAAGGTATCTTGTTTATTCTTACAATAATCCTCTCAAACCCCAGAGACACTCTCTCTCGGGGTTTCTATGTTTAAAGATCTTTGGATCATAAAAGACAGGCAGAATTTCAGAAAGAAGAGGTTTTGGAAGATGAAGAGCTTATGCTGTAATCCCAATATAAACTAGCACTTCAAATATTGTTctgctctttatttttcaaatatttttctactatTTATTTTTCAGGAATGTAAACTTGATAAGGTTTCTTAGCTGTGAATTTGAACACTCAATCAGGTATGAGAATGAACCAGGAGACAGGCTGGGGAGCTGCCCATATTCTCTGTCTTGTTGCTAGTATTAAATTTACATGCCCTGGATTTTGAGCTGGTTTCCTATCTTATCATAGGATCCTCATTGTGTTTGTGGATTAGGAAGGCTGTTTACGGCCTACATTTTTATTGCCATATGTCTAGATATTCTCCAAAGTAAATGTAATCTCTAAATATTTAGGATGCAATGAAAATAATCATTTGGTATAGAAAGTCTGATAgctattttctttaaatgttaggAAAAGGGTTTTTCCCCCAAGTGAAATTTTGATGCAATTTTGTCTTGTGGGTGGAAAACCAAAAATGATATTTGCCATATCATTTGTATCTTAAGCAGGAGTGATAAATTTTAACAATAGACAAAATATACGTGGCTATCAAGGAAAGCTACTCTAAATTTCTTGAAGCCAGCCTTTAATAAAGGTGTAATGTTACATAGTTTCTCAAATTTTTCTCTAGCTATAAAGGCAAGAATCCCTAGAACTGTTCCCtagttaattcattttattattctagTCTCATCAAATCTTTTACTTCTCCCTTCAGGGATTTTCCAAACTTTGAATGATTCCTCTTTATAAGAAGCACTTCAATGTGTGCATCTCTATTCAAATTTCCTTATAGCCCTTATTATTCTCTCATTGTCTATTTTTCTTAGGTAAAAACCCTTCAGATGGTTTCTTACTAGGTCAACAGATAGCAGTGTGGTGGAGTGCTTAAAAATTTACCCTCTGTTACAACTGATTTAGGATTATAAAAGGCAAGTAGTAGCAGAGAAGATGGTAGTCTGGCAACATGCTCTGAAAtcgtgggaaaaagaaaaatatcaatgataaatctaataaagaaaaaagggattGAGTAACAATTCATAACTAATATGTAACCTCAATATTTAATAATCTACTGGTCCAAATATAGTATAAAAGATATTCTGATACTGGAGCATTTAAAACAACAGTGCTCTCCCTCAAAATATTGTTGTCTAGGTGGGAAAATCCTCAGCTGGAAAACTTTAGTTCCCATTGGAGATCGCATTCCATatgttattttgtcttttcttctaagTGATGCTGAATCAAACCTCAGTCACTGAATTTCTCCTCCTGGGAGTGACAGACATCCAAGTACTGCAGCCTCTTCTCTTCGTGGTTTTCCTTGCAATTTACTTTCTCGGTGTGGCTGGGAATGGAGCCATCCTGTTGGTTGTCATCTCTGATCCAAGACTCCATTCTCCTATGTATTTCTTTCTGGGAAACCTGTCATGTCTAGATATCTGCTACTCCACAGTGACACTGCCAAAGATGCTGGAGACCTTCCTCTCTACACACAAAGCAATTTCTTTCTTGGAATGCATCAGCCAGCTGCATTTCTTCCACTTCCTGGGCAGCACAGAGGCCATGTTgttggctgtgatggccttggaCCGCTTTGTGGCTATCTGCAAACCACTTCATTACACCCTTCTCATGAATCCTCAGGTCTGTACCCAGATGGCTATCACTATCTGGATAACTGGTTTTTTCCATGCCCTGCTGCACTCAATAATGACCTCTCGCTTAAACTTCTGTGGTTCCAACCGTATCCATCACTTCTTCTGTGATGTCAAGCCATTGCTGGAGTTAGCCTGTGGAAACACTGAGGTCAACCAGTGGCTGCTCAATACTGTCACAGGGACCCTTGCCATGGGCTCATTCTTTCTAACACTTCTCTCCTATTTCTATATTATCACCTATCTTTTTTTCAAGACCCATTCTTGCAGCATGCTCCATAAAGCACTGTCCACTTGTGCCTCCCACTCCATGGTAgttgttcttttctttgctcCTGTTGTTTTCACTTATATTCATCCTGCCTCAGGTAGCTCCATGGACCAGGACTGGATCATTGCCATTATGTACAGTGTGGTCACTCCAGTGCTAAATCCACTGATCTATACTTTACGAAACAAGGAAGTAAAGGGGGCCTTGAGGAAGGTTATCAGAAGGAGGCTCTGACCTGAAGAAATCTAGAGAACTCTTCTCAGTCATAAATAAACAAGCAATGAGAAAGTTGAGATGTGAAATTATGCTGCTTTTCAAATTGTTTACTATTCGTAAAACAGAGTGAACTGTATAAAGgaatggtaaatgggaaagtCCAGTCTAGTTGTGTTAAACTATACATTCCTAGGTAATATAAGTGAAACTTAAATCAATGGGACACTATCCATGGAATCTTAGTGTTGAGTTTGTTTG
It contains:
- the LOC130831962 gene encoding olfactory receptor 1361-like, which produces MNCSKNPDFVLSGLSSDPDKRQLLFGLFLTLYLLSLLGNVLLLLAISADIRLHTPMYFFLSQLSLVDLCFTTTTAPKMLEALRISNGSISFSQCLAQLYFFAVFADMDNLLLTAMAIDRYAAVCHPLHYPFVMTPCRCGMLLGGSWGVAHSVSLVHTLLLSQLSFYTNQEIPHFFCDSGPLFRLSCSDTHLNEDLMMVLIGLLGISPLLCIISSYAHIFHAVARVPSAQGKKKALATCSSHLSVVILFYSTVFATYLKPSSTSHASGELVAAVMYTLVTPTLNPFIYSLRNKDVRSSLKRVLCIESSWD